The Deinococcus sp. KNUC1210 nucleotide sequence CCAGCGACGCTTTCAGGTCTGTGAGCGTCAGATCCTGGGCGGGGGCGTCGAGGACCAGCTGACCGCCGCGCAGCGCCACGACCCGCTGACCCAGGCTGAGCGCTTCGTCCAGGTTGTGCGTCACGAAGAGCACAGTGCTGCCCTGCGTCAGCCAGATGCCCAGCAGTTCCTCACCGAGCTGATGGCGGGTGGTGACATCCAGCGCACTGAACGGTTCATCGAGCAGCAGCAGCGACGGCTGCACCGCCAGCGCACGGGCCAGCGACACCCGCTGCCGCTGCCCACCCGACAGCTGATGAATGCGGCGCGGGGCGTAGTCTTCCAGACCCACCTGCTTGAGTGCGGCCAGAGCGCGGCGTTCCTGCTCCTTCCTGCTCAGGTGACGGGTCTTCAGACCGAAGCTGACATTGCCCAGCACCGTCAGCCAGGGAAACAGCGCGTGCTCCTGCTGAACCAGCGTCAGTTCAGGCACCGGACCGGACAGT carries:
- a CDS encoding ABC transporter ATP-binding protein yields the protein MKPSQSQVGAALSLTNVEYRYAGNRAGDGQPVGLGPLTLSIQPGEFVCVVGPSGSGKSTLLGLLSGFLKPQQGQMTLAGRELSGPVPELTLVQQEHALFPWLTVLGNVSFGLKTRHLSRKEQERRALAALKQVGLEDYAPRRIHQLSGGQRQRVSLARALAVQPSLLLLDEPFSALDVTTRHQLGEELLGIWLTQGSTVLFVTHNLDEALSLGQRVVALRGGQLVLDAPAQDLTLTDLKASLESA